Proteins from a genomic interval of Lolium perenne isolate Kyuss_39 chromosome 1, Kyuss_2.0, whole genome shotgun sequence:
- the LOC127332056 gene encoding uncharacterized protein isoform X2, whose translation MYPPCPFLVHQMVHFDFPRADERQICSIQCCGQGKLIVSPPRGSSRDRLAALRSYPGPVIVVFVDRNGKYLTDYGSVGIHLRHMHRLLLQVVKRLEGDAKPLQQSDTTRLDELSITATSSSYKQDTIWLRPECTWGLDFYTRVDHAGSFHTYPHVGRPSHNLDEVSEAIDRYLFRHLDPKMHREQDLVSQENKCTLEMAIWRHIHWPDGTRKSHLRTLPLDERRCSMLQLVKALMDKYNDDHNLSGDLAYELPCVGRYRYFHDADIKGIYYHINFTANTKVSDDSGLDNLLFFAELVERGRNELVVSCICRVNPSEDCRSRGMFCCDGPEENLGCTPSELEAEEMSARSMYEGLDPSCFLVRQNQVRC comes from the exons ATGTACCCTCCGTGTCCCTTTTTGGTTCACCAGATGGTACACTTCGATTTCCCCAGAGCCGACGAGCGACAGATCTGCTCCATCCAATGTTGCGGGCAAGGCAAATTGATCGTTTCCCCTCCGAGGGGAAGCAGCCGCGACCGACTCGCCGCACTACGATCCTACCCCGGGCCAGTGATTGTTGTATTCGTAGATAGGAATGGGAAGTACCTCACGGATTATGGTTCTGTAGGCATTCATCTCCGGCACATGCACAGACTCTTGCTACAAGTCGTGAAACG GCTTGAGGGGGATGCAAAACCTCTGCAACAATCGGACACTACAAGATTGGATGAATTGTCCATAACTGCCACTTCCTCATCCTATAAGCAGGACACCATTTGGCTTCGGCCAGAGTGTACATGGGGACTTGATTTCTACACCAGAGTTGATCACGCAGGATCTTTCCACACGTATCCTCATGTGGGTAGGCCATCTCACAACCTAGATGAAGTCTCCGAGGCCATCGATCGCTATCTTTTTCGCCATCTGGATCCAAAAAT GCACAGGGAGCAGGATTTGGTTTCTCAAGAGAATAAGTGCACACTGGAGATGGCTATATGGCGACACATTCACTGGCCTGATGGCACAAGGAAGAGTCATTTGAGAACACTGCCACTTGATGAAAGACGATGTTCGATGCTCCAGTTGGTTAAAGCTTTGATGGACAAGTACAATGATGATCACAATCTTTCAGGG GATCTTGCATATGAGCTTCCATGTGTTGGGCGCTACCGGTATTTTCATGATGCTGATATTAAGGGGATTTACTATCATATCAACTTCACAGCAAATACAAAAGTATCTGATGACTCTGGCCTTGACAATCTATTATTTTTTGCTGAACTTGTGGAAAGAGGGCGTAATGAGTTGGTCGTCAGCTGTATCTGCAGGGTTAATCCTTCAGAAG ATTGTCGCTCGAGGGGCATGTTTTGTTGTGATGGACCAGAGGAAAATTTGGGATGTACTCCTTCTGAA CTGGAAGCTGAGGAGATGTCTGCTAGAAGTATGTACGAG GGTCTTGATCCTTCATGTTTTCTGGTGAGACAAAACCAAGTAAGGTGCTAG
- the LOC127332056 gene encoding uncharacterized protein isoform X1 — MYPPCPFLVHQMVHFDFPRADERQICSIQCCGQGKLIVSPPRGSSRDRLAALRSYPGPVIVVFVDRNGKYLTDYGSVGIHLRHMHRLLLQVVKRLEGDAKPLQQSDTTRLDELSITATSSSYKQDTIWLRPECTWGLDFYTRVDHAGSFHTYPHVGRPSHNLDEVSEAIDRYLFRHLDPKMHREQDLVSQENKCTLEMAIWRHIHWPDGTRKSHLRTLPLDERRCSMLQLVKALMDKYNDDHNLSGDLAYELPCVGRYRYFHDADIKGIYYHINFTANTKVSDDSGLDNLLFFAELVERGRNELVVSCICRVNPSEARGCYACLSDVYHPKADSYSGGRFEDCRSRGMFCCDGPEENLGCTPSELEAEEMSARSMYEGLDPSCFLVRQNQVRC; from the exons ATGTACCCTCCGTGTCCCTTTTTGGTTCACCAGATGGTACACTTCGATTTCCCCAGAGCCGACGAGCGACAGATCTGCTCCATCCAATGTTGCGGGCAAGGCAAATTGATCGTTTCCCCTCCGAGGGGAAGCAGCCGCGACCGACTCGCCGCACTACGATCCTACCCCGGGCCAGTGATTGTTGTATTCGTAGATAGGAATGGGAAGTACCTCACGGATTATGGTTCTGTAGGCATTCATCTCCGGCACATGCACAGACTCTTGCTACAAGTCGTGAAACG GCTTGAGGGGGATGCAAAACCTCTGCAACAATCGGACACTACAAGATTGGATGAATTGTCCATAACTGCCACTTCCTCATCCTATAAGCAGGACACCATTTGGCTTCGGCCAGAGTGTACATGGGGACTTGATTTCTACACCAGAGTTGATCACGCAGGATCTTTCCACACGTATCCTCATGTGGGTAGGCCATCTCACAACCTAGATGAAGTCTCCGAGGCCATCGATCGCTATCTTTTTCGCCATCTGGATCCAAAAAT GCACAGGGAGCAGGATTTGGTTTCTCAAGAGAATAAGTGCACACTGGAGATGGCTATATGGCGACACATTCACTGGCCTGATGGCACAAGGAAGAGTCATTTGAGAACACTGCCACTTGATGAAAGACGATGTTCGATGCTCCAGTTGGTTAAAGCTTTGATGGACAAGTACAATGATGATCACAATCTTTCAGGG GATCTTGCATATGAGCTTCCATGTGTTGGGCGCTACCGGTATTTTCATGATGCTGATATTAAGGGGATTTACTATCATATCAACTTCACAGCAAATACAAAAGTATCTGATGACTCTGGCCTTGACAATCTATTATTTTTTGCTGAACTTGTGGAAAGAGGGCGTAATGAGTTGGTCGTCAGCTGTATCTGCAGGGTTAATCCTTCAGAAG CAAGAGGTTGCTATGCTTGTTTGAGTGATGTTTATCACCCCAAGGCTGATTCGTACAGTGGTGGTCGCTTTGAAGATTGTCGCTCGAGGGGCATGTTTTGTTGTGATGGACCAGAGGAAAATTTGGGATGTACTCCTTCTGAA CTGGAAGCTGAGGAGATGTCTGCTAGAAGTATGTACGAG GGTCTTGATCCTTCATGTTTTCTGGTGAGACAAAACCAAGTAAGGTGCTAG